The Rhodothermus sp. genome includes a window with the following:
- a CDS encoding FAD-binding oxidoreductase, whose product MTRSFWQRRHQADRVADVAIVGGGLIGGATAFWLHRLRPHLRLVLLEAKALAEGASGRNAGFILPGASADFLKDCSRYGEARTRRLWQFTRENRHLLLRELDPEAFDWEDSGALIVAGSAQEERRLQEAVAPLRSEGIPVIFLTAAEVNRRLQARGYRGGLYLPEGGCLDPVALVRHLVARSEAIVLTHHPVLALSPCNGGVCLETPYGVVRAGQVLLALNAYLPQLLPETAAYVRPVRAQMLATEPTRPRWVPCPVYSHEGFFYLRQLSDGTLLVGGARHLHLEEEVGYKDETTEALQADLERYLHAYFPQSKGLQVCCRWSGTMGFSPDGLPVVDQIPGLDGSYWVAGFTGHGMGYGFRMGRLLAELLLGHPCPEAYDLFASNGRPTFLPATGP is encoded by the coding sequence GTGACGCGCTCGTTCTGGCAACGACGCCATCAAGCTGATCGGGTGGCCGACGTCGCGATTGTGGGTGGTGGCCTCATCGGAGGTGCCACGGCCTTCTGGTTGCACCGGCTTCGTCCTCATCTGCGACTGGTACTGCTCGAAGCCAAGGCCCTGGCTGAAGGGGCCAGCGGGCGCAATGCCGGCTTCATACTGCCCGGCGCTTCGGCAGACTTTTTAAAGGACTGCAGCCGCTATGGCGAAGCGCGAACGCGCAGGCTCTGGCAGTTCACCCGGGAGAATCGCCACCTGCTGCTGCGCGAACTGGATCCGGAGGCTTTTGACTGGGAAGATAGCGGAGCCCTGATCGTAGCTGGTTCGGCCCAAGAAGAAAGGCGACTGCAGGAAGCTGTCGCGCCACTCCGAAGTGAAGGTATTCCGGTTATTTTTCTGACCGCGGCAGAGGTCAACCGACGCCTCCAGGCCCGGGGATACCGGGGTGGACTGTACCTGCCGGAAGGCGGTTGCCTGGATCCTGTGGCGCTGGTGCGACACCTGGTTGCACGGAGCGAAGCGATAGTGCTGACGCACCATCCCGTGCTGGCCCTCTCCCCCTGTAACGGGGGCGTGTGTCTGGAGACCCCCTACGGAGTAGTACGGGCCGGACAGGTACTGCTGGCGCTAAATGCTTATCTACCCCAACTGCTGCCGGAGACGGCCGCCTATGTGCGCCCCGTGCGCGCGCAAATGCTGGCTACCGAGCCCACCAGGCCGCGCTGGGTGCCGTGTCCGGTCTATTCGCACGAAGGCTTCTTCTATCTGCGCCAGCTATCTGATGGTACTCTGCTGGTAGGGGGCGCACGGCACCTGCACCTCGAAGAGGAAGTAGGGTACAAAGATGAGACCACCGAAGCATTACAGGCCGATCTGGAGCGCTATCTGCATGCCTATTTTCCGCAAAGCAAAGGGTTGCAGGTGTGCTGCCGTTGGAGCGGTACGATGGGGTTCTCACCAGATGGGCTACCTGTCGTCGATCAGATCCCGGGCCTGGACGGTAGTTACTGGGTGGCTGGCTTTACCGGACACGGTATGGGGTACGGCTTCCGCATGGGACGGTTGCTGGCTGAGCTTCTACTGGGACATCCGTGTCCTGAAGCGTATGACCTGTTTGCCTCCAATGGAAGGCCTACCTTTCTGCCAGCAACGGGACCGTAA
- a CDS encoding DUF429 domain-containing protein, with amino-acid sequence MPSPAPDSLCGLDFGARTAGTTVLAWNGRDGRLHLRACPRLTDADAWLAQLLLSQPPRLIAIDAPLSLPRAYCHPDSEETPDFFFRTADRLAGAMSPLFLGGLTARAITLAHHLQHRGSTVLETYPRLVVQRRLPENLQTRYRRDPPESFAHDLLPLLPHPCAEPPTSWHDVDALLAWWTAWRYTHHQAMSVGDPEEGLIWY; translated from the coding sequence ATGCCTTCGCCAGCTCCCGACAGTCTCTGCGGCCTCGACTTCGGGGCACGCACGGCCGGCACCACTGTACTCGCCTGGAATGGCCGCGACGGCCGCCTACATCTGCGCGCCTGCCCGCGCCTGACCGACGCCGACGCCTGGCTGGCTCAGTTGCTTCTGTCACAACCACCCCGCCTTATCGCCATCGATGCTCCCCTGAGCCTGCCCCGTGCTTATTGCCACCCGGACTCCGAAGAAACACCCGATTTTTTCTTTCGCACAGCTGACCGTCTGGCCGGAGCCATGTCTCCCCTGTTTCTGGGGGGCCTGACTGCCCGCGCCATTACCCTGGCCCATCACCTGCAACACCGGGGCAGTACCGTGCTGGAGACCTATCCCCGTCTGGTCGTCCAACGCCGCCTGCCTGAAAATCTGCAGACCCGCTACCGACGCGATCCCCCGGAATCCTTTGCCCATGACCTACTCCCGCTCCTGCCCCATCCCTGTGCCGAACCACCTACCAGCTGGCACGACGTGGATGCACTACTGGCCTGGTGGACCGCCTGGCGCTACACCCACCACCAGGCAATGTCCGTGGGAGACCCTGAAGAAGGGCTGATCTGGTACTGA